From Shewanella psychrophila, a single genomic window includes:
- a CDS encoding TRAP transporter large permease, giving the protein MTIATLFITLLICMMLGMPIAIALGFSSMLTILLFSDDSLASVALKLYESTSEHYTLLAIPFFILSSAFLSTGGVARRIIDFAMDSVGHIRGGLAMASVMACMLFAAVSGSSPATVAAIGSIVIVGMVRAGYPEKFAAGVITTSGTLGILIPPSIVMLVYSAATEVSAARMFMAGLIPGLMMGLLLMLAIYIVARVKKLPSRPFPGIGTLALSGSKAMGGLALIIIVLGSIYGGVASPTEAAAVACVYAYFIAVFGYRDIGPLKNVAWKNNRESILAAALRNIGHMLLAVFKTPGDSEIHQVVRDGAKVSIMLLFIIANAMLFAHVLTTERIPHIIAEAIIGMGLPPWGFLIIVNLLLLAAGNFMEPSAILLIMAPILFPIATQLGIDPIHLGIIMVVNMEIGMLTPPVGLNLFVTAGITGKSMGWVIQSCAPWLLLLLFFLMLITYVPQISLFLPEYIDKLNGY; this is encoded by the coding sequence ATGACCATAGCAACCCTATTCATCACCTTGCTCATCTGTATGATGTTGGGCATGCCTATTGCTATCGCACTTGGCTTTTCCAGCATGTTAACCATATTACTTTTCTCTGACGATTCATTGGCTTCGGTAGCATTGAAACTCTATGAATCCACATCAGAACATTATACCTTACTCGCTATCCCCTTCTTCATTCTGTCATCGGCCTTTCTATCAACTGGTGGCGTTGCTAGACGGATCATCGACTTTGCCATGGACAGTGTAGGTCATATACGTGGCGGCTTAGCTATGGCCTCAGTCATGGCTTGTATGTTGTTTGCCGCCGTCTCAGGTTCTTCACCAGCAACCGTTGCCGCCATCGGCTCTATCGTTATCGTCGGTATGGTTCGCGCTGGCTACCCAGAGAAATTTGCCGCAGGGGTTATCACCACATCGGGCACCTTAGGGATACTCATTCCCCCCTCTATCGTCATGTTGGTCTATTCTGCTGCTACCGAGGTCTCTGCTGCTCGAATGTTTATGGCAGGTCTTATTCCAGGTCTGATGATGGGACTGTTACTCATGCTGGCCATCTACATCGTTGCCAGAGTCAAAAAATTACCTTCCAGACCCTTTCCGGGTATAGGGACCTTGGCATTATCTGGTTCTAAGGCCATGGGGGGATTAGCACTCATCATCATCGTACTTGGCTCTATTTACGGCGGTGTAGCAAGCCCGACCGAAGCCGCTGCAGTGGCCTGTGTTTACGCCTATTTTATCGCAGTGTTTGGATATAGAGACATAGGACCGTTGAAAAATGTGGCCTGGAAGAATAACCGGGAATCGATACTGGCCGCGGCGCTGCGAAATATTGGTCATATGCTACTTGCAGTGTTCAAAACACCTGGAGACTCGGAGATCCATCAGGTGGTCAGAGACGGTGCTAAGGTCAGTATCATGCTACTATTCATCATTGCCAATGCGATGTTATTTGCCCATGTGCTGACCACTGAACGTATCCCTCACATCATTGCAGAAGCAATAATAGGCATGGGACTACCGCCCTGGGGGTTTCTGATCATAGTGAACTTACTCCTGCTCGCTGCGGGTAACTTCATGGAGCCGTCGGCCATCTTACTTATCATGGCACCCATCTTGTTCCCTATTGCCACCCAACTCGGCATAGATCCCATTCATTTAGGCATCATCATGGTGGTCAATATGGAGATAGGCATGCTCACCCCTCCGGTTGGACTCAATTTGTTTGTGACAGCTGGAATAACCGGGAAAAGCATGGGATGGGTCATTCAGTCTTGTGCACCTTGGTTGCTGCTTCTGCTCTTCTTCCTGATGTTGATCACCTATGTGCCACAGATCTCTCTCTTCCTGCCGGAGTACATAGATAAACTCAATGGCTATTAA
- the gltX gene encoding glutamate--tRNA ligase translates to MTTKTRFAPSPTGFLHVGGARTALYSWLYARANSGEFVLRIEDTDIERSTPEACEAILDGMEWLGLNWDQGPYYQTKRFDRYNEIIAQMLDKGSAYKCYCSRERIEKMREEQAANGESQKYDGCCRDLAPRNTDEPFVIRFKNPTEGSVVFDDHVRGRIEIANSELDDLIIARTEGTPTYNFCVVVDDWDMGITCVVRGEDHINNTPRQINILKALGAPIPEYAHVAMILGDDGAKLSKRHGAVGVMQYRDDGYLPEALLNYLVRLGWSHGDQEIFSLDEMKQLFKLEDINKAASAFNTEKLIWLNQHYIKELAPEYVAKQLEWHMTDQSIDTSNGPVLSDVVTALAERAKTLKEMATSSRYFFEDFDDFDATAAKKHLRGVAMEPLQLVQKKLTELNEWTLEGIHQTIEDTAAELEVGMGKVGMPLRVAVTGAGMSPAVDLTLFLVGKARCEQRISKAIEFVANRINS, encoded by the coding sequence ATGACAACTAAGACGCGTTTTGCTCCAAGCCCTACCGGTTTTTTACATGTTGGTGGTGCTCGTACTGCTCTTTATTCATGGCTATATGCTCGTGCCAATAGCGGTGAGTTTGTTCTTCGCATCGAAGATACTGACATTGAACGTTCAACACCGGAAGCATGCGAGGCAATTCTTGATGGAATGGAGTGGCTAGGGCTTAATTGGGATCAGGGACCTTATTACCAGACAAAACGTTTCGACCGATACAATGAAATTATTGCTCAGATGTTAGATAAGGGCAGTGCTTATAAATGTTACTGTTCTCGTGAGCGCATCGAGAAAATGCGTGAAGAACAGGCCGCTAATGGCGAGAGTCAAAAGTACGATGGTTGTTGTCGGGATCTGGCTCCGCGTAATACAGATGAGCCTTTTGTTATCCGATTTAAAAATCCAACTGAGGGCAGTGTAGTTTTCGATGATCATGTTCGTGGTCGAATTGAAATCGCTAACTCAGAACTAGATGATCTTATTATCGCTCGTACTGAGGGAACGCCTACTTATAACTTCTGTGTCGTAGTTGATGATTGGGATATGGGGATTACGTGTGTCGTTCGAGGTGAAGACCATATTAATAACACTCCTCGTCAAATCAACATTCTAAAAGCATTAGGTGCTCCGATTCCTGAATATGCACACGTAGCTATGATTTTAGGTGATGATGGTGCCAAGCTTTCTAAGCGTCATGGTGCTGTTGGTGTCATGCAATATCGTGATGATGGTTACTTGCCAGAAGCACTGCTTAACTATTTAGTGCGTTTAGGTTGGTCACATGGCGATCAAGAAATCTTCTCTCTCGATGAGATGAAGCAACTCTTTAAGCTTGAAGATATCAATAAGGCTGCTTCAGCATTTAATACCGAAAAGCTGATCTGGTTAAACCAACACTATATAAAGGAGCTTGCTCCTGAATATGTTGCTAAGCAATTAGAATGGCATATGACAGATCAAAGTATCGATACCAGTAATGGTCCTGTGTTATCTGATGTCGTCACTGCTTTAGCGGAACGTGCAAAAACATTGAAGGAGATGGCGACATCGAGTCGTTACTTTTTTGAAGATTTTGACGACTTTGATGCAACAGCGGCTAAAAAGCACCTTAGAGGGGTCGCTATGGAGCCTCTGCAACTAGTTCAAAAGAAATTGACTGAGTTAAATGAGTGGACCTTAGAAGGAATCCATCAAACAATTGAAGATACAGCTGCTGAATTAGAAGTAGGAATGGGTAAAGTCGGTATGCCTTTACGTGTTGCCGTCACGGGAGCTGGGATGTCTCCTGCTGTTGATTTGACCTTATTCTTGGTTGGAAAGGCTCGTTGCGAGCAAAGAATCTCCAAAGCGATTGAATTTGTAGCAAATAGAATAAATTCCTAA
- a CDS encoding sensor histidine kinase gives MSFSLRTKKNILLAIMLLGGLAITLKATHWFYLEQGYQDTAERSKQQMTELVNFLDGSLSRYESIPHVLSTNPLLRNALLNQQDGKSIQSLNLYLEEIKHITESLDIYLVDASGVSIAASNWQKSYSFIGQDFSFRPYYQQAISGQLGRYYAVGTTSNKRGFYFSYPIYEQLDILGVIVVKLDITEIEQQSTGIARAGGYEFAITDPDNIIFLSSINHWRLRSLTPLDQSRQYAIHASKRYASRVINELTLSPSYDASATDEHNLYAFSSLKGQFDYMETHKAMVKAGWSVHIMAPLTTIYQSLPLLMTLYGSLYLLLALAALFGYERRKNLFRIQQANDLLEQRVLARTQDLQASNLKLSETQDELIQAAKLTVIGNLSASINHEINQPLAAIKSYAQNTKTMISRNQTKMVADNINTIISLTDRLAVIVGQFKSFTRKSQSRDSATDINLCVQDALTIIKPEIDKQGVELLYQPDEISGEVWADNVRLQQVLVNLMSNAIVAMQRSVPKRLSLTLTLENQLCIKIQDTGSGIQESQMEKIFEPFFTTSDRQGLGLGLSISRRIIDSMQGSIRVSNAQTGGAIFEITLPVYNSSRADPDE, from the coding sequence ATGTCGTTTTCACTAAGAACAAAAAAAAATATTCTGCTCGCTATCATGCTCCTCGGCGGACTTGCCATCACATTAAAGGCTACCCATTGGTTCTATTTAGAACAAGGTTATCAGGACACTGCCGAGCGTTCTAAACAACAAATGACCGAATTGGTCAACTTTCTCGATGGCTCACTTTCCCGCTATGAAAGTATTCCTCATGTACTGTCAACTAACCCTTTATTAAGGAATGCCTTATTAAATCAACAAGACGGTAAGAGCATACAAAGTCTTAACCTGTATTTAGAAGAAATCAAGCACATTACCGAGTCGCTGGATATCTATCTTGTCGATGCATCAGGCGTTTCAATAGCCGCTAGTAATTGGCAGAAAAGTTATTCATTTATTGGCCAAGACTTCTCCTTCAGGCCTTACTATCAGCAAGCCATTTCCGGTCAACTTGGCAGATACTATGCGGTAGGAACCACTTCGAACAAACGCGGTTTTTATTTTTCCTACCCAATCTATGAGCAACTGGACATCTTAGGAGTTATCGTCGTTAAGCTCGATATCACAGAAATAGAACAACAAAGCACGGGGATCGCGCGAGCCGGTGGTTATGAGTTTGCCATAACCGATCCGGATAATATTATTTTTCTCTCCAGCATAAATCACTGGCGCTTACGTTCATTGACCCCCCTGGATCAATCGAGACAATATGCTATCCATGCCTCAAAACGCTATGCCAGCAGAGTCATTAACGAGTTAACTCTCAGTCCGTCTTACGATGCAAGCGCCACCGATGAGCACAACCTTTATGCTTTTAGCTCGCTTAAAGGCCAATTTGATTATATGGAGACTCATAAAGCCATGGTTAAAGCTGGCTGGAGCGTGCATATCATGGCGCCATTAACCACCATATATCAGTCACTTCCCCTGTTGATGACCCTCTATGGTTCACTCTACCTTCTGCTCGCTTTAGCAGCGCTGTTCGGCTACGAGAGGCGTAAAAATCTATTCAGGATCCAACAAGCTAACGATCTGTTGGAGCAAAGAGTACTGGCCAGAACTCAAGATTTGCAAGCCAGTAATCTGAAACTCAGTGAAACCCAGGATGAGTTAATCCAGGCCGCTAAACTCACTGTTATAGGTAACCTATCGGCGAGCATCAATCACGAAATAAACCAACCCCTCGCAGCGATCAAAAGTTATGCACAAAACACTAAAACCATGATCTCAAGAAACCAGACTAAGATGGTGGCAGACAACATCAATACCATCATATCTCTCACCGACAGGCTCGCCGTTATCGTGGGCCAATTTAAGAGTTTCACCCGTAAGAGCCAGTCCAGAGACAGTGCTACTGATATCAACCTGTGTGTTCAAGATGCACTTACCATCATAAAACCAGAGATAGACAAGCAAGGAGTTGAACTCCTCTATCAACCCGATGAAATAAGCGGTGAAGTCTGGGCTGACAACGTTAGGTTACAACAGGTGCTGGTAAACTTAATGAGCAATGCTATCGTCGCCATGCAGCGCAGTGTACCTAAACGACTCAGCTTAACCTTGACGCTTGAAAATCAGCTATGCATCAAGATTCAAGACACTGGTTCTGGGATACAAGAAAGCCAGATGGAGAAGATTTTTGAACCCTTCTTTACCACGAGTGATCGCCAGGGTCTTGGGCTAGGCCTGTCCATATCTAGACGAATAATCGACTCAATGCAAGGCAGTATCAGGGTCTCCAATGCACAAACCGGTGGTGCAATTTTCGAAATCACCCTGCCAGTTTATAACAGCAGCAGAGCAGACCCAGATGAATAA
- a CDS encoding TRAP transporter small permease: MNRLFSHFEEGFLNLLITSMTLLVFIEVIARFFFNTGFLWIQELTLTICAWFVLFGMSYGVKVGAHIGVDAFVTKLPKGGRKLAGLIATTICLIYCIMFLKGSWDYLLKMYEVGIPMEDLNLPSLLIQNLDPDFAWDTLRIDIEEPAVPLWLSQSILILGFGLLFLRFSELFIAIATNKADGFTLADEAEDSMHLADTVKEALGLDQDKQDKPLNPNNKDEK; the protein is encoded by the coding sequence ATGAATCGTTTATTTTCTCATTTTGAGGAGGGATTTCTAAATCTGTTAATCACTTCGATGACTCTACTGGTGTTTATTGAGGTGATAGCACGTTTTTTCTTCAACACCGGGTTTCTGTGGATACAGGAGCTAACACTCACTATCTGTGCCTGGTTTGTCCTCTTTGGCATGTCATATGGCGTAAAAGTAGGTGCCCACATAGGTGTAGATGCTTTCGTGACTAAGCTTCCCAAGGGAGGAAGAAAACTAGCCGGCTTGATTGCCACCACCATATGTCTTATTTACTGCATCATGTTTCTTAAAGGCAGCTGGGATTACCTACTTAAAATGTATGAAGTTGGGATCCCCATGGAAGACCTTAACTTGCCTAGCCTACTCATCCAAAACCTAGACCCGGACTTCGCTTGGGACACCTTACGCATAGACATAGAAGAGCCTGCCGTGCCTCTGTGGCTATCCCAAAGTATTTTAATATTGGGTTTCGGATTACTTTTTTTGCGTTTTAGTGAACTCTTTATCGCCATTGCAACAAACAAGGCCGATGGTTTTACCTTAGCTGATGAGGCCGAAGATAGCATGCACCTTGCAGACACGGTCAAGGAGGCGCTAGGGCTAGATCAAGACAAACAAGATAAGCCTCTAAATCCTAATAATAAGGATGAAAAATAA
- a CDS encoding MFS transporter — translation MYLTDNINNKNKEVRLIWGLSIASVVIYINLYLVQGILPLIAETFDVDISHSTLLLSVTSFAMAFSLLFYALLSDRIGRKTPLMISLYLLLLTDVMMIFVSDFPSLVLLRLLQGVLLAAVPAIAMAYFKDELSQASMLKAGGVYIAANSIGGISGRLIGGALSLHLHWHQVIFVILLISIAGVLLVHNLLPNTTKIKNLDRSKARLRIFRAKDLNGFLVHLRDAKLRQIYLVGGLAFLVMVNQFSFIQLHLMSAPFNWGRFEVTLIFLCYLSGTWASYHSGGWIKRFGRRTLFRLSLLLMFLGSLMTLVDTGVFISLGFLMTAFGFFFIHSGCNAWVTHRAKRHRAKATSLYLCSYYLGAALGGPLLMPFWHQWGWEGVVLGSSLVMAVLSLLLISLTKYEPSVLPAHATNS, via the coding sequence ATGTATTTAACTGATAACATAAATAATAAAAACAAAGAGGTAAGGCTTATTTGGGGCTTATCTATTGCCTCGGTCGTCATCTATATAAACCTTTATTTAGTGCAAGGTATCTTGCCTTTGATTGCCGAGACTTTCGATGTTGATATCAGTCACTCGACTTTATTACTCTCGGTTACTAGCTTTGCCATGGCGTTTTCACTGCTATTTTATGCCTTACTATCTGACAGAATCGGGCGCAAGACGCCCTTGATGATCAGCTTATATCTGCTGTTATTGACCGATGTCATGATGATTTTTGTGAGCGATTTTCCATCTCTGGTGCTCTTACGACTACTGCAAGGGGTCTTGCTAGCGGCAGTTCCCGCCATTGCCATGGCCTATTTTAAGGACGAGTTGAGCCAAGCGTCCATGTTAAAGGCGGGGGGCGTCTATATTGCCGCGAACAGTATCGGTGGGATCTCCGGCCGTTTAATCGGCGGTGCTCTGTCATTACACTTGCATTGGCACCAGGTGATTTTTGTTATCTTACTTATCTCGATAGCAGGTGTGCTCTTGGTACATAACCTGTTACCCAATACGACAAAAATAAAAAATTTAGACAGGAGCAAAGCGAGACTGAGGATATTCAGGGCTAAGGATCTTAATGGATTCTTGGTGCATCTGCGTGATGCTAAGCTCAGACAGATCTATCTGGTTGGTGGCCTGGCCTTTCTAGTCATGGTGAATCAATTCAGTTTTATTCAACTCCACCTGATGTCGGCGCCGTTTAATTGGGGCCGCTTCGAGGTGACTCTCATTTTCCTTTGTTATCTTAGTGGTACCTGGGCGTCTTACCATTCCGGCGGTTGGATTAAGCGCTTCGGACGCAGGACTCTGTTTCGATTATCTTTGTTGCTGATGTTCTTAGGATCCTTGATGACCTTAGTCGATACAGGTGTGTTTATCAGCTTGGGCTTCCTGATGACAGCATTTGGCTTTTTCTTTATCCACAGTGGTTGTAATGCCTGGGTCACTCATAGGGCAAAGCGTCATCGAGCTAAGGCAACGTCTCTTTATCTGTGTAGTTATTACCTGGGAGCCGCATTGGGGGGGCCTTTGCTGATGCCATTTTGGCATCAGTGGGGCTGGGAAGGTGTGGTGTTGGGCTCAAGCTTGGTGATGGCGGTCTTGAGTCTGCTATTAATTAGTTTGACTAAATATGAGCCTTCGGTGTTACCTGCCCATGCTACCAATAGCTAA
- a CDS encoding MFS transporter, producing the protein MSQFQESQARLQPITSDSKNEKRNGNKILSITLLVTLISVAGIALPYPILAPLFAEGTSPLTQFLNLPSELLLGIVLGIYPLGIIIGSSVIGAISDNYGRKRLLTLTLLGSAVGYSLTAIAAVSENFLLFCLARLLTGLCEGNISIARAIAADLHPIIDKTRSFSLISSMGYGGYLLGPLAGGYLIMAGIDMVFWVAALACLICALISHSLLPKSLNKRDKHAETGSSLSLLSQPDLRRFFLLYLFLTMGVNLYYEYYPLHLVREFGYLPVDISWATVFLTTCMILTSIFINPIIQKKLDHPHAGLMGILIFGSALAALPFMVSQAYLITFALMGAGIAIYNGFLPSYLSHSYENRAQGKLMGMLVTIFCLGNLLAALIGGLVSMFDVKWALLLGSSITFTAGIIFYHGHFKAKIWPFVEKQA; encoded by the coding sequence ATGAGTCAATTTCAGGAAAGCCAGGCCCGTTTACAACCGATAACTTCGGACTCAAAAAATGAGAAACGAAACGGCAATAAAATCCTATCCATAACCCTATTGGTCACCTTGATCAGTGTTGCCGGCATAGCCCTACCCTATCCAATCTTGGCCCCGCTGTTTGCTGAAGGAACCTCACCACTGACCCAATTCTTAAATCTACCTTCTGAGCTGCTCTTAGGCATAGTATTAGGTATCTACCCACTAGGAATTATCATAGGGAGTAGCGTTATTGGTGCTATCTCAGATAATTACGGCCGTAAAAGATTACTGACTCTAACGCTATTGGGCAGCGCTGTAGGATATAGTTTAACGGCTATTGCCGCCGTTTCTGAGAACTTTCTACTTTTCTGTCTCGCCCGCTTACTCACAGGCTTATGTGAAGGCAATATCTCCATTGCCCGTGCAATTGCCGCCGACCTGCACCCCATCATAGACAAGACGCGTAGTTTTTCTCTAATAAGCTCTATGGGATATGGCGGCTACCTACTCGGCCCCTTAGCTGGGGGATACCTCATTATGGCTGGTATAGATATGGTATTTTGGGTGGCAGCACTCGCCTGCCTGATCTGCGCTCTAATCAGCCATTCTTTACTGCCTAAGAGCTTAAATAAACGCGACAAACATGCGGAAACAGGATCAAGCCTTTCTCTGTTATCTCAGCCAGATTTGAGGCGTTTCTTCCTGCTCTACCTTTTCTTGACCATGGGCGTCAATCTTTACTATGAGTATTATCCCCTACACTTGGTAAGAGAGTTTGGCTATCTTCCTGTCGATATCAGCTGGGCAACCGTATTTCTGACTACATGTATGATATTAACGAGTATTTTTATTAATCCCATCATACAAAAGAAGCTAGATCACCCTCATGCTGGCCTAATGGGAATACTCATTTTCGGCTCAGCCCTTGCCGCTTTACCCTTTATGGTCAGTCAGGCTTATCTGATCACATTTGCCTTAATGGGAGCCGGTATCGCCATTTACAACGGCTTTCTCCCCTCTTACCTTTCACATTCCTATGAGAACCGGGCTCAAGGCAAACTCATGGGTATGTTAGTAACCATTTTCTGTCTGGGTAACTTGCTCGCAGCCTTAATTGGCGGGTTGGTTTCTATGTTTGATGTGAAGTGGGCACTACTCTTGGGGTCATCAATTACCTTCACGGCAGGCATCATCTTCTATCATGGACACTTTAAGGCAAAGATTTGGCCTTTTGTTGAAAAGCAAGCATAA
- a CDS encoding sigma-54-dependent transcriptional regulator — protein MSKNIRTNFSNFSVIVVDDEPYIASALVQLFELEGISAMASSDPKSILNDIEYDWPGVLISDVNMPTLDGISLMQSLIAKDNALPIILLTGFGDIAMAVSALKQGAYDFLEKPFNNEHILDVVKRALEKRNLTLENRKLKRELESHSLPGPRILGYSPGIKQMLHTLHQVIDMPADVLIEGETGTGKELVARYLHDHSIRHKANFVAINCGAIPETIIESELFGAQSGAFTGADKTRIGKFEYANGGTLFLDEIESTPMSLQIKLLRVLEDRKIERLGSNKSIALDIRVIAATKVDLNALCKTGEFRQDLLYRLNLVTVPIPALRERREDIPLLFLHFSRVASSRYHKALIALDPVQTAQLSSHDWPGNVRELRNLAERYVLLGGEAAFASATNTSTKLNGAMSLQQRVEFFERLLIEEALSHNKGSIKLTMEQLDLPRKTLYDKMQKYSLDRKHFIQQ, from the coding sequence ATGAGCAAGAATATCCGAACTAACTTTAGCAACTTCAGCGTTATTGTTGTCGACGACGAGCCCTATATAGCCTCCGCTCTGGTACAACTTTTTGAGTTGGAAGGTATCTCTGCAATGGCAAGCAGCGACCCAAAATCGATACTCAATGACATCGAATATGACTGGCCTGGAGTGCTCATCAGTGATGTGAACATGCCGACACTGGACGGCATATCTCTTATGCAAAGCCTTATCGCAAAAGATAATGCCCTTCCCATCATTCTCCTCACAGGTTTCGGTGATATCGCCATGGCCGTCTCAGCATTAAAGCAAGGCGCCTATGATTTTCTTGAAAAACCCTTTAACAATGAACATATTCTGGATGTGGTAAAGCGTGCTCTGGAAAAGAGAAATTTAACTTTAGAGAACCGAAAGCTGAAACGAGAACTGGAATCTCATAGCCTTCCGGGGCCGAGAATTTTAGGCTATAGCCCGGGGATCAAGCAGATGTTGCATACATTACACCAAGTTATTGATATGCCCGCAGATGTGTTAATAGAGGGGGAAACCGGAACGGGAAAAGAACTGGTTGCAAGATATTTGCATGATCACAGTATCCGCCATAAAGCTAATTTTGTGGCCATCAATTGCGGCGCTATCCCAGAAACTATCATAGAGAGCGAACTATTTGGCGCTCAATCCGGGGCCTTCACTGGTGCCGACAAGACCCGTATAGGTAAATTTGAATATGCCAACGGCGGCACTCTATTTCTCGATGAGATAGAGAGTACCCCCATGTCACTGCAGATAAAGCTTTTACGTGTCTTAGAGGATAGGAAAATTGAACGATTAGGTTCAAACAAGAGTATAGCGCTAGACATCAGGGTGATAGCCGCCACTAAGGTTGATCTTAACGCCTTATGCAAAACGGGTGAATTCAGGCAAGATCTTCTCTATCGACTGAATCTAGTCACAGTACCCATTCCAGCCCTCCGAGAGAGACGGGAGGACATCCCCCTGCTCTTTCTTCATTTTTCCCGCGTCGCCTCGTCACGATACCACAAGGCTCTTATCGCACTGGATCCAGTGCAAACTGCGCAACTCTCCTCTCACGATTGGCCCGGTAATGTTAGAGAGCTGAGAAATCTTGCCGAGCGCTACGTACTGTTGGGTGGTGAAGCCGCCTTCGCCTCCGCCACAAATACCTCAACTAAGCTCAATGGTGCCATGTCATTACAGCAAAGAGTCGAATTTTTCGAGCGCCTCTTGATAGAGGAGGCCCTGAGCCACAATAAAGGCAGTATCAAGCTCACCATGGAGCAACTGGATCTCCCCCGTAAAACCTTGTATGACAAGATGCAAAAATACAGTCTGGATAGGAAGCACTTTATCCAGCAATAA
- a CDS encoding TRAP transporter substrate-binding protein, whose protein sequence is MTIKIPSQSSTKLQPLKILSSLITVAGLLVSSINALAAPVEIKFSHVVAENTPKGQMALKFKELVEQRLPGEYQVNVFPNSQLFGDNNEISALLLDDIQFVAPSLSKFERYTKKLQIFDLPFLFENMDSVDRFQQSDSGLKLLNAMKRKGIVGLGYLHNGMKQFSASSPLVVPSDANGKKFRIMASDVLAAQFQILNAIPVKKPFSEVFTLLQTRAIDGQENTWSNIYSKKFYEVQGYITESNHGVLDYMVVTSDSFWKSLPNDKREIIKSSLDEAIAFGNKIAAAKVKKDREAIITSKRSDVIELTPQQRSLWVESMKPVWAQFEAKIGKDLIQAAIESNRQ, encoded by the coding sequence ATGACAATCAAGATACCAAGTCAGTCAAGCACCAAACTACAACCACTAAAAATACTCTCTAGCCTGATCACAGTCGCGGGCCTGCTAGTGAGTAGCATTAATGCTCTGGCGGCCCCCGTAGAGATAAAGTTCTCTCACGTGGTGGCAGAAAATACCCCAAAAGGTCAAATGGCACTCAAGTTCAAGGAGCTGGTTGAACAAAGATTACCCGGTGAATACCAGGTAAATGTCTTCCCTAACTCTCAACTATTTGGCGACAATAACGAAATATCAGCCCTGCTACTGGATGATATTCAGTTTGTTGCTCCCTCTCTGTCTAAATTCGAGCGATATACCAAAAAACTACAGATCTTCGATCTGCCCTTTCTGTTTGAAAATATGGATTCAGTTGACCGCTTCCAGCAGAGTGATTCGGGCCTGAAACTGCTTAATGCCATGAAGCGAAAGGGCATAGTGGGATTAGGATACTTACATAATGGCATGAAACAATTCTCAGCCAGCAGCCCACTGGTAGTCCCATCGGATGCCAATGGCAAGAAATTTAGGATCATGGCATCAGATGTATTAGCCGCACAATTTCAAATTTTAAACGCCATTCCGGTGAAAAAACCCTTCTCGGAAGTATTTACCTTGCTGCAAACACGTGCAATTGATGGACAAGAGAATACTTGGTCTAACATCTACTCTAAAAAATTCTATGAGGTTCAAGGGTATATCACAGAAAGCAACCATGGAGTTCTCGACTACATGGTGGTCACCTCTGACAGCTTCTGGAAAAGCTTACCCAATGACAAGCGTGAAATTATCAAGTCTTCACTCGATGAAGCGATAGCCTTTGGTAACAAAATTGCCGCGGCGAAAGTCAAAAAAGACAGGGAGGCTATTATCACCTCTAAACGTTCCGACGTTATCGAATTAACCCCTCAGCAGAGAAGTCTTTGGGTAGAATCCATGAAGCCAGTTTGGGCCCAATTTGAGGCTAAAATTGGTAAAGACCTGATCCAAGCAGCCATCGAGTCAAACCGACAATAG